The genomic segment GTGCCGCAATTCCGGGCCGCCGCCACCTTGTACAGAAAGCGCTGTCCGCCGAGGAGCAAGAGGGCCAGAAGGGAATAGGCGTACCAGGCTTCCATGCGAGTGGATCGTGGTCTTGCGAATCGCCTAGATCACCCTGTGCAGAGGACCGCCCCTGGCTGCGAGTTGATCCACCCGTTTCTCGACTTCCGGGTCCGGCTCCAGCGCCGGAGCGTGATGAGGCTTGCTTCGGGCGTCGATGACCAGCGGCCCGGTACAGCCCCAATGTTTGCAGATCGTGCTTGCGCCGACGCCGTAGATGTCGCACCCCGGATCAGAGCGGGTGAAGCAGATCCACAGAAAATTGTTCAGACTGGCAGCCGTGAAAGCGCTGTCGTCCACTACCAGGATCAGCGGCCATTCCTGGAATTGCCCTGTATCACGCAGTTCCCGACATAAATCCTCCATCCGCGGGTCCTGGGCATGGCGGTTGCGGACACATGGCGGCCCCTGGACGGCCAGCACGCCGGGAAGGCAGATTGTGGGCACGTCGAACCCATCAGGCAGACGCATGTCCCTGGGCAGGGTCGTGGGCAGGGTTCGTCGCGGCGGCCCCGCGGCGGCAATGACGACCTTGGAGCCCTCGTTCAGCCCCAGGCCGGAATAATCCAGGGTATCTACCGTGGTCCGGGTCTGAAAATGCAGATCCCGGGTCCAGTCGACGCGTTGCAGGACATGGCGGAAGAAAGCGGGGATGTCGTGGATGTCTAAAGCCGGGTCGTCGCCGCTGTTCGCGATGAACAGATACTTGGCCAGAGAAAGCTGGCCCTGGCCAAGGATGGCGTTGGCCTGAGTCAGCAGTTCCCGTGGGGACTTATGCGGATCATAGGGCACGTATCGCTCGCTGCCCAGGGCCAACAGCAGGGGATGGACTCCGGCGGCGTCCACGGCATGGATGGCCCGGACCCCCGGCAGGACCGTGGGAATGGCCTCCCCGGTCAGTTCGTGGATCAGCGCGCCGAAGGACGTATCCTCCTGGGGCGGGCGCCCCACCGTGGTAAAGGGCCAGATTGCGTCCGGGCGGTGATAGACGCGGTCCACTCTGAGCACGGGAAAGTCATGCTCCAGGCTGTAGTATCCGAGATGATCGCCAAAGGGTCCTTCAGGCAGGGTCTTGGTATCGTCGATGACGCCGGAGATGCAGAAATCCGCATGGGCAGGCATGACCAGACCGTTGGCCGCGGGAACCAGCTCCATCCTGTGGCCGCCGAGCATCCCGGCAAAGCTGATTTCCGGCATGCCCTCGGGCAACGGCATCACCGCGGCCAGGGTCATGGCCGGCGGGCCGCCGATAAAGACATTCACGCGCAACGGCTGACGACGTTCCAGAGCCTGGGCGTGGTGTACGGCTATGCCGCGATGAATCTGATAATGCAGCCCGACCTCCCGGTTCGGTGCATATTGCCCCCCGCTGAACTGAACCCGGTACATGCCCAGATTGGAATGCATCCAGCCGGGACTGGCCGGACTCTCGGAATAGACCTGGGGCAGGGTCACGAAGGCGCCGCCGTCCTTTGGCCAAGAAACCTGGTTCGGCAGATCGGTCAGGTCGCAGGTGCCGGCCAGAATCGGCCCGTTGGACACGAACTTGGGACGGGCATTCCAAAGCGTCCGGATCAGGCCCAAGTTTTTCCAGGGCGCACGCATGGCCTCTCCGGGATCGACCTTCAATCGGACCAGTTTCTCCAGGGCCGGCAGGGTATCCCGGAACAGATACCTGGCCCGGTCCAGGGTGCCGAAAAGATTGCCCAGCATGGGGAAACGGCTCCCCTTGACCCTGGTGAACAACAGAGCCGGCCCCCCGGCCTGATAGACCCGGCGCTGGATCACCCCGGCCTCAAGATACGGATCGACTTCCACATCCAGACGGACCAACCGCCCGGCAGCCTCAAGATCTCGGATGCATTCCTGCAGATTGTTGTATCCCATGCCCTACTTGTACCCGACGAAATATCCATCGTCCAGATCAACGGGGACGCACGTTCAAACTCAAGATCGAAATCGAAATCGTAATCGATATCGAAATCGAGATTTGAACGCTTTTGATTTCTCAGCAAAGGATGACGATATTGGGCGGGAATACAGTTGAGGTTCGATTTCGATTTCGATTTCGATAAAGCAAACTCATGAAGGGATCATGATTCCAGAATTTGACGGAATCAGCGGCACAGGGTATCCAAAAAGGTTTGGCAATAAAAAATCCGACTGATTCAATCAAGGAGAATATACCCATGTGTCCGACGCAACTTGGTCCGGTAGGATCGTTCATCAACCATCATTATCGCCATTTCAACGCCGCTGCTTTGATCGACGCAGCCAAGGCATACGATGATTTTTTGACCGGTGGCGGCAAGATGATGATCACCCTGGCCGGGGCCATGAGCACGGCCGAACTGGGGCTTTCCCTGGCCGAGATGATCCGCCGGGATAAAATTCATCTCATCGTCTGCACCGGAGCCAACATGGAGGAGGACATCTTCAACCTGGTGGCCCATGATTATTATGAGCGGGTGCCGCATTACCGGGACCTGACGCCCCAGGACGAGGCGGAGTTGCTGGCGCGGCACATGAACCGCGTGACCGACACCTGCATCCCGGAAATGGAGGCCATGCGGCGGATCGAAAAAGCCATGCTGGAGGTCTGGACGGCCGCGGACGCCAAGGGAGATCGCTATTTTCCCCATGAGTTCTTCCGCCAGATTCTGGCCAGCGGGGCCCTGGCATCCTCTTACCAGATCGATCCCAAGGATTCCTGGATGGTGGCGGCTCTGGAAAAGAACGTGCCCATGGTGGTTCCCGGCTGGGAGGACTCCACCTTGGGCAACATGTACTCGGCCGCGGTTCTGCGCGGGGAGGTCAAGAACGTCCATACCGTGCGCACCGGAATCGAGTACATGACATGGCTGGCTGAACATTACATCCAGACCACGAAAACCAATCAACTGGGGATGTTTCAGATCGGCGGAGGCATTGCCGGCGACTTTCCGATTTGCGTGGTGCCCATGCTCCATCAGGATATGGAGATGACCGAAGTGCCGTTATGGGGGTATTTTTGTCAGATCAGCGACAGTACGACCAGTTATGGTTCCTATTCCGGGGCCATTCCCAATGAAAAAATCACCTGGGGCAAATTGGGCGTGGATACACCGAAGTTCGTCATCGAATCCGACGCGACCATCGTCGCTCCATTGATTTTCGCCTATTTACTGGGTTGGTGATCAGGTTCCAGCATGCACATGTGACAAATCCCGGCGACCTTTTTCAGTTCAACCACAAAGGAAATACCGGCGCCGGGTTTGTCCAGTTTGCCCGCCTTCATCAAGGCCTTCAGGACGGTGTCGGTTATCTCCTGCGGCACGATGGTCAAGATGATGTCTTTCTCCGGTTCTATGGGAATGCCCCAGAACTTCTTGTTTTCCCGTACTCCGGTTCCCCGCCCCGGGATGATCGTGCCGCCTTCGGCTCCGGCTTCCTTGGATGCCTCAATGATCGCATCACTATGGCCCTTGTTCACTATGGTGACAATAAGGTCAAAGGGGATACCCACTTCCATGGTCAACTCCTGTTTTTAATGAACGTCACAACCATGCCCAGAATCATGACCGAGAGAATCGGCGCCATGGCCACCAGGGCGATCAGACCGAAGCCGTCCAGAATCGCATCCCGGCCGTCGATGGCCGAGGCGATGCCCAGGGCCACGGCCAGAACGAACGTTACGGTCATCGGACCCGTGGCCACTCCTCCGGCGTCAAAGGCAATGGCCACGAAGGTACCGTCGCAAAAAAGCATCAACAGCAGGGCCAGCAGATATCCGGGCACGATAATGTAGTGAATGGGAATGCCGTAGATGATCCTGGCCATGCCCAGGGCCACGAACAGTGCGACGCCCAGCGACAGGGTGACCAGGATCACATCTTTACGGATACTCCCGGCCGATGCCTTTTCCACCTCATGACTCAGAATTCGCACGGCCGGTTCAGCCACCGTAGCCACCAGTCCCAAAATGAACCCAATGGGCATGAGCAGCCACTTGTGGTCCATGCCCCCTAGAATCTCCCCCATTTGCGTGCCCACGGGCATGAAGCCCACCTGGACTCCCTGTAGAAACAAGGCCAGTCCCAACATGGTCAAGATCAGCCCCTTGACCATGTTCACCACGTATTTTTTGGGCAATTTGAGATAAAATATCTGAAAAAAAATGAAAAAGCCCACCAAAGGAATCATGGCCTGTAGAACTTCCCAGCTGACATGGCCGAAATGCAGAAAATCCAGAAGTTCTCTCATCCGTAAATCATCCCCAGGAGCATGACGCCGATGACAGGCCCTATGGAAGCTAGGCCGACTAGCCCGAAGCCGTCCGAAAAGGAGGACCGCCCGCCCATGACGGCCACCGTGCCCAGTCCCAAAGCCAGAATAAAGGGCACGGTCACCGGGCCGGTGGTTACGCCGCCGGCATCAAAGGCAATGGGCACGAAGGAAGGAGGCGTGACGAAGGACAACGCCAAAATAAGCAGATATCCGCCGCTCAGCAACCACTGAATGGGCACCTTGAGCACGATGCGCATCATGGCCATGGCCACGAAGACCGCCACACCCAGGGCCACGGTAAAAACCAGAAGATTGCTCCCAATCATTCCGTCCGAAACGAAATCCACCTGATGCGCCAGTACGCGGACATCCGGCTCGGCCACGGTCACGGCAAAACCGAGTAGAAATGCAAAAAAAAGCAGGAAGAACATCGATCCGTGCTTGGGCAGTTCCGATCCCACCGCCTCGCCCATGGGCAACAATCCAATCTTGACGCCCTGCAGGAACAGCATCAGTCCGAGCAAAACCATGAACGCGCCGATGAGGAATCGGGCAAAAACCAGCCAAGGCATGCCGACTAGGAAGATCTGGAGCAGAACGACCACGATGGTTATGGGCAGAACAGCCTGAACCACTTCCTTCATGTTTTCTTTCCAACCCGTGCGCAATCATTCCTCCTTAGGTTTCTATCAGCGTTCACCTTCAATGCTGATTGATCAGCCGGGAACATTCACCAAGCACGGGAATGCTCTTGTGATCAAGAGAATTCAATATTATGCGTTGAAGGACGTCAAGCTGAATTTAACAAAAGATATGCTGAATCCCAAACAGCATTGATCACTCTCTCCTGCCACTCACCGAACCGTATTCAGAATCAAGCCTTTTTTCTTGAACAAGAACAACATTACGCGTCCTGATTCCAAACCGAGGTTGTCGGGATGACCGTGAAAGGGATGTTATGAGCAAAGGCGGAAATGAGGGAATCAACCAACCGGATCGGAACTTGGACCCTTCTCATGACGAGTACCAGCATCTGGTGCAGGAATTGCGGATCTACCAAGCCGAGCTGGAGACGCAAAACGAGGAATTGCGTCAAACACAGCTGGAACTGGAGCGATCACGTACGGAGTACTTCCAGCTCTTCGAATTCGCACCCATGGGGTATGTGGTCATTGCCGAAAACGGCATGGTTCAAAACGCCAACCTCACCGCTGTCAATATTCTGGGACTGAGTCGTCAAACGCTGCTCAGACAATCTTTTTACAGGTTTGTACCTGACCAGGACCAGCACCTTTTCAATACCTACCACAAACGACTGCTCACTGCTCGCGCCCCGCAAACATTCGAGCTGCGGCTGCAACGCTTCGATGGTTCATTTTTCTGGGCTCGCTTGGACATGGCTCCCGCCGAGGAGGAACAGTCCAAAGATCGTTATTGCCGGGCCACGATTACGGACATTTCCGAACTCAAGCAGACCCAAGATGCCATGCTGGAACAGCAGCGACTGGCCGAAGAAGGCGGAGAACAATGGCAGCGCACATTTGACACCGTGCCGGACATGATCGCTTTGATCGACAGAGACCACCGCATTATGCGAGCCAACCGAGCCATGGCCGAACGCCTGAACCTTTCCCCTAAAGATGTGGCAGGCAAATTCTGCTATGAAGCGATTCACGGTCTTTCCGCCCCACCGGAATTTTGCCCTCACTCAGCAACACTGAGAACCGGCAGAACAGAA from the Desulfonatronum thiosulfatophilum genome contains:
- a CDS encoding P-II family nitrogen regulator, whose translation is MEVGIPFDLIVTIVNKGHSDAIIEASKEAGAEGGTIIPGRGTGVRENKKFWGIPIEPEKDIILTIVPQEITDTVLKALMKAGKLDKPGAGISFVVELKKVAGICHMCMLEPDHQPSK
- a CDS encoding UbiD family decarboxylase encodes the protein MGYNNLQECIRDLEAAGRLVRLDVEVDPYLEAGVIQRRVYQAGGPALLFTRVKGSRFPMLGNLFGTLDRARYLFRDTLPALEKLVRLKVDPGEAMRAPWKNLGLIRTLWNARPKFVSNGPILAGTCDLTDLPNQVSWPKDGGAFVTLPQVYSESPASPGWMHSNLGMYRVQFSGGQYAPNREVGLHYQIHRGIAVHHAQALERRQPLRVNVFIGGPPAMTLAAVMPLPEGMPEISFAGMLGGHRMELVPAANGLVMPAHADFCISGVIDDTKTLPEGPFGDHLGYYSLEHDFPVLRVDRVYHRPDAIWPFTTVGRPPQEDTSFGALIHELTGEAIPTVLPGVRAIHAVDAAGVHPLLLALGSERYVPYDPHKSPRELLTQANAILGQGQLSLAKYLFIANSGDDPALDIHDIPAFFRHVLQRVDWTRDLHFQTRTTVDTLDYSGLGLNEGSKVVIAAAGPPRRTLPTTLPRDMRLPDGFDVPTICLPGVLAVQGPPCVRNRHAQDPRMEDLCRELRDTGQFQEWPLILVVDDSAFTAASLNNFLWICFTRSDPGCDIYGVGASTICKHWGCTGPLVIDARSKPHHAPALEPDPEVEKRVDQLAARGGPLHRVI
- a CDS encoding DUF1538 domain-containing protein, which encodes MRELLDFLHFGHVSWEVLQAMIPLVGFFIFFQIFYLKLPKKYVVNMVKGLILTMLGLALFLQGVQVGFMPVGTQMGEILGGMDHKWLLMPIGFILGLVATVAEPAVRILSHEVEKASAGSIRKDVILVTLSLGVALFVALGMARIIYGIPIHYIIVPGYLLALLLMLFCDGTFVAIAFDAGGVATGPMTVTFVLAVALGIASAIDGRDAILDGFGLIALVAMAPILSVMILGMVVTFIKNRS
- a CDS encoding deoxyhypusine synthase family protein, with amino-acid sequence MCPTQLGPVGSFINHHYRHFNAAALIDAAKAYDDFLTGGGKMMITLAGAMSTAELGLSLAEMIRRDKIHLIVCTGANMEEDIFNLVAHDYYERVPHYRDLTPQDEAELLARHMNRVTDTCIPEMEAMRRIEKAMLEVWTAADAKGDRYFPHEFFRQILASGALASSYQIDPKDSWMVAALEKNVPMVVPGWEDSTLGNMYSAAVLRGEVKNVHTVRTGIEYMTWLAEHYIQTTKTNQLGMFQIGGGIAGDFPICVVPMLHQDMEMTEVPLWGYFCQISDSTTSYGSYSGAIPNEKITWGKLGVDTPKFVIESDATIVAPLIFAYLLGW
- a CDS encoding DUF1538 domain-containing protein, with protein sequence MKEVVQAVLPITIVVVLLQIFLVGMPWLVFARFLIGAFMVLLGLMLFLQGVKIGLLPMGEAVGSELPKHGSMFFLLFFAFLLGFAVTVAEPDVRVLAHQVDFVSDGMIGSNLLVFTVALGVAVFVAMAMMRIVLKVPIQWLLSGGYLLILALSFVTPPSFVPIAFDAGGVTTGPVTVPFILALGLGTVAVMGGRSSFSDGFGLVGLASIGPVIGVMLLGMIYG